Proteins from a genomic interval of Acetobacterium woodii DSM 1030:
- a CDS encoding MFS transporter: MKLDYRLTVLVGLGFMTISAFWSMYDFVIPLIMLKAFKFGDTMAGVVMSFDNILALFMLPLFGMLSDKTNTKMGRRMPYIIAGTAMAVISMLVIPYAVIENKLGLFIAALAIALLAMAFYRSPAVALMPDVTPKPLRSKGNAVINLMGAVGGILVLGMVALLAPNKDNVNYWPLFLVTAGIMVAGVVVLKLTVNEPEAVKKMRSDSAAMGIDVEEAENDDQTLVTHEKLSREYQKSLIFILLSVALWFMGYNAVTSAFSKYALVALDIKASQSAMILMVASIAAIISFIPVGIISSKVGRKKIILLSVVVLAIVFGTASFYTAFNPLLFVSFAVAGIAWAAINVNSLPMVLEMSKGANVGRYTGYYYTASMAAQVITPIISGALLEHLGYHTLMPYGTLFIGLAFLTMLMVKHGDSKPIAPKSKLEVFDALD, encoded by the coding sequence ATGAAACTGGATTATCGCCTCACCGTACTGGTTGGTTTGGGATTTATGACGATTAGTGCATTTTGGAGTATGTATGATTTTGTGATTCCCTTGATTATGTTGAAAGCTTTTAAATTTGGCGATACGATGGCTGGTGTGGTGATGTCATTTGACAATATCTTAGCGCTTTTTATGCTACCGCTATTTGGCATGCTTTCAGATAAAACGAATACCAAAATGGGAAGAAGAATGCCCTATATTATTGCGGGGACAGCAATGGCCGTGATATCAATGTTAGTGATTCCCTATGCCGTTATCGAAAATAAATTAGGGTTGTTTATTGCGGCTCTGGCGATTGCCTTACTGGCGATGGCATTTTATCGTTCACCGGCGGTTGCACTGATGCCTGATGTTACGCCAAAGCCGTTGCGATCCAAAGGAAATGCGGTCATTAATTTAATGGGAGCAGTTGGTGGGATTTTAGTCCTGGGGATGGTGGCACTACTGGCCCCCAATAAAGATAATGTTAATTATTGGCCACTTTTTCTGGTCACGGCCGGGATTATGGTTGCCGGAGTAGTTGTTCTTAAATTGACGGTGAATGAACCAGAAGCGGTTAAAAAAATGAGAAGCGATAGTGCGGCGATGGGGATTGATGTGGAAGAGGCTGAAAATGACGATCAAACCCTGGTAACGCATGAAAAACTTTCGCGGGAATATCAAAAAAGTTTGATCTTTATTCTTTTATCGGTAGCATTGTGGTTTATGGGGTATAATGCTGTTACATCAGCGTTTTCTAAATATGCATTAGTGGCTTTGGATATTAAAGCGTCTCAATCGGCAATGATTTTGATGGTAGCCAGCATTGCGGCAATTATTTCATTTATTCCGGTCGGGATCATTTCGTCTAAGGTCGGGCGAAAAAAGATAATTTTGCTGAGTGTGGTGGTACTTGCAATTGTTTTTGGGACGGCCAGTTTTTATACGGCGTTTAATCCGCTGTTATTTGTATCCTTTGCTGTGGCCGGGATTGCCTGGGCGGCGATTAACGTAAATTCACTGCCAATGGTGTTGGAAATGTCAAAAGGCGCCAATGTGGGCCGCTATACCGGATATTATTATACGGCTTCGATGGCAGCGCAGGTTATTACGCCGATTATCTCCGGGGCTTTGTTGGAACACCTGGGATATCATACCCTGATGCCTTATGGGACCTTATTTATTGGACTGGCATTTTTAACGATGTTGATGGTTAAACACGGAGATTCAAAACCGATTGCGCCAAAATCCAAGCTGGAGGTTTTTGATGCGTTGGATTAA
- a CDS encoding glycerophosphodiester phosphodiesterase family protein, giving the protein MIVLITIVIALGLVYLFLLAPARAIASDDQLWKNNYAHRGLHQKDKSIPENSLSAFQKAVTAGYGIELDINLTADGKVVVFHDDSLLRVCGIERLITDCTAAQLSNYRLEKTNEPIPLLEEVLQLVDGRVPIIVELKNTPNWVMLCEKSVELLDHYDGHYCIESFHPGIVRWFYKNRPGVTRGQLSAGMRSFKGTPFGQRLIITSLLTNALSRPHFVAYKHEDAYYRLALYLFKVMGGKLAGWTVRDTDNVAKCMAYFDVIIFEFLKPGIKTDEFNEELLEN; this is encoded by the coding sequence ATGATTGTTTTGATAACCATAGTTATCGCATTAGGTTTAGTTTATTTATTTTTACTTGCCCCCGCCAGAGCAATCGCTTCCGATGATCAACTTTGGAAAAATAATTATGCCCATCGGGGGTTGCATCAAAAGGATAAATCAATACCGGAAAATTCGCTGTCCGCTTTTCAAAAAGCGGTGACGGCAGGATATGGAATTGAATTGGATATCAATCTCACTGCTGATGGAAAAGTGGTTGTTTTTCACGACGACAGTTTGCTTCGCGTGTGCGGGATTGAGCGATTGATTACCGATTGTACGGCAGCACAACTTTCGAACTATCGTCTTGAAAAAACAAATGAACCGATTCCGTTATTGGAAGAAGTGCTTCAATTGGTTGACGGGCGGGTGCCAATTATTGTAGAATTAAAGAATACCCCAAACTGGGTAATGCTTTGTGAAAAATCCGTAGAATTACTTGATCATTACGATGGTCACTACTGTATCGAATCGTTTCACCCGGGAATCGTCAGATGGTTTTATAAAAACCGGCCAGGGGTGACACGCGGCCAGCTTTCGGCAGGCATGCGAAGTTTTAAAGGGACGCCGTTCGGACAACGTTTAATCATTACCTCATTGTTGACAAATGCGCTATCACGGCCTCATTTTGTAGCTTATAAACATGAAGATGCATATTATCGGTTAGCTCTTTATCTTTTTAAGGTTATGGGTGGTAAACTGGCGGGCTGGACGGTCCGGGATACCGATAATGTTGCCAAATGTATGGCATATTTTGATGTGATTATTTTTGAATTTTTAAAACCGGGAATCAAAACAGATGAATTTAACGAAGAATTATTAGAAAACTAA
- a CDS encoding glycerophosphodiester phosphodiesterase family protein produces the protein MIRYILIAAVIFVIYILMLRPGRMPKEVDDRLWMSYYAHRGLHQKDKSIPENSMAAFKKAVTAGYGIEMDLNLTADGKIIVFHDDNLLRLCGVDKLITDCTYDELLAYNLENTAEKIPLFEDVLKMVDGKVPLIVELKNTKNLNELCSMTARYLDNYEGLYCVESFHPLIVRWFYKNRPDVVRGQLSVGRKSLKGLDVKFWQWLLIISFATNFLARPHFMAFCHDDARRKLGLSLFHLLTGRLVGWTVQDTDDIEYCKKKFDAIIFEYFEP, from the coding sequence ATGATACGATATATCTTGATAGCAGCAGTGATATTTGTTATTTATATTTTAATGCTTCGGCCGGGAAGAATGCCGAAGGAAGTCGATGATCGACTGTGGATGAGTTATTATGCCCATCGCGGATTGCATCAAAAGGACAAATCAATACCCGAAAATTCGATGGCAGCTTTTAAAAAAGCAGTGACGGCCGGTTATGGAATCGAGATGGATTTGAATCTTACTGCCGATGGGAAGATTATTGTTTTTCATGATGATAATCTGTTGCGCTTGTGCGGCGTGGATAAATTGATAACCGATTGTACTTACGACGAATTATTGGCATATAACCTTGAAAATACGGCTGAGAAAATTCCTCTGTTTGAGGATGTTTTGAAAATGGTGGATGGTAAAGTCCCTCTCATCGTTGAACTGAAAAACACTAAAAATCTCAATGAACTGTGTTCAATGACCGCCAGATATCTTGATAATTATGAAGGGCTTTATTGTGTTGAATCGTTCCATCCTTTAATTGTTCGATGGTTTTATAAAAATCGGCCCGATGTAGTAAGGGGACAACTTTCAGTTGGACGCAAAAGCCTTAAGGGGTTAGACGTAAAATTTTGGCAGTGGTTATTGATTATTTCATTTGCGACCAATTTTTTAGCACGACCTCATTTTATGGCCTTTTGCCATGACGATGCGCGACGAAAACTGGGACTCAGTTTGTTTCATCTCTTGACTGGTCGATTAGTTGGTTGGACCGTTCAAGATACTGACGACATTGAATATTGTAAGAAAAAATTCGATGCCATTATTTTTGAGTATTTTGAGCCATGA
- the def gene encoding peptide deformylase, protein MAIRQLRQDEDAILRKKCKEVTEIDEKILMILDDMLETLHSIPNSAAIAANQVGILKRLVVIDMGEGIIKLVNPVIIEAEGQQDCTEGCLSFPGKFGTTIRPQKVTVKALNENGEEIIITGEGDLAKCFCHELDHLDGEVFIDKVIEFLDV, encoded by the coding sequence ATGGCAATCCGTCAACTCCGACAGGATGAGGATGCAATCCTCAGAAAAAAATGTAAAGAAGTAACCGAGATCGATGAAAAAATATTAATGATTCTTGATGATATGTTAGAAACACTGCACAGTATTCCCAACAGTGCTGCGATTGCTGCGAATCAGGTGGGTATCCTAAAAAGATTGGTGGTTATTGATATGGGCGAAGGGATCATTAAATTGGTAAACCCCGTTATTATCGAAGCTGAAGGTCAACAAGATTGCACTGAAGGGTGTCTCAGTTTTCCGGGAAAGTTCGGAACAACAATCCGGCCCCAAAAAGTAACCGTCAAAGCGCTTAATGAAAATGGTGAGGAAATTATTATTACTGGAGAAGGTGATTTAGCAAAATGTTTTTGTCATGAATTGGATCATCTCGACGGGGAAGTATTTATTGATAAAGTCATTGAATTTCTGGACGTTTAG
- a CDS encoding helix-turn-helix transcriptional regulator: MKIDRLIGILTILLQQKKVTAPYLAEMFEVSRRTINRDIEDICKAGIPLTTTQGTNGGIAIMDGYTIDKTLLSSAELQSILAGLKSLDSVSGTNRYRQLMDKLAVSQTTTSADNHLVIDLSSHYKTSLAPKFEVIKAAIDQNRLISFDYYAPNGESNRRIEPYLIVYQWSSWYIWGYCLKRSDFRHFKLNRLWHLQVLDETYKPRDLPEYNSQEQLVMPSSIYLVAEFEPAMKWRLIDEYGIDCFKITKEGKLRFEFYFSSQENLFSWILSFGAGVEIIEPKELRKELLTVVEKISEKYVKAK; this comes from the coding sequence ATGAAAATTGATCGGCTCATCGGAATATTAACCATTCTTTTACAGCAAAAAAAAGTGACAGCTCCTTATCTGGCGGAGATGTTTGAAGTCTCCCGCCGAACCATTAATCGCGATATTGAAGACATCTGTAAAGCGGGAATTCCGCTGACAACAACGCAGGGTACAAACGGTGGCATTGCAATTATGGACGGGTATACGATCGATAAAACGCTGTTGTCATCGGCCGAGCTTCAATCGATTTTGGCGGGACTTAAAAGTCTCGACAGTGTTTCTGGAACCAACCGGTATCGGCAATTAATGGACAAACTGGCGGTTAGCCAAACAACAACATCAGCCGATAACCATCTTGTTATTGATTTATCTTCACATTATAAAACTTCTCTGGCACCAAAATTTGAAGTGATTAAAGCGGCGATTGATCAGAACCGATTGATCAGCTTTGATTATTATGCTCCTAATGGTGAAAGTAATCGACGCATTGAGCCGTATTTAATTGTTTATCAATGGTCATCCTGGTATATCTGGGGATATTGTTTGAAGCGTTCTGATTTTAGGCATTTTAAACTTAATCGGCTCTGGCATTTGCAAGTGTTGGACGAAACCTATAAACCGCGTGATTTACCGGAATACAATAGCCAAGAGCAGTTAGTTATGCCTTCATCGATCTATCTGGTGGCTGAATTTGAACCCGCCATGAAATGGCGACTGATTGACGAATATGGAATTGATTGTTTTAAAATCACCAAGGAGGGAAAACTTCGTTTTGAATTTTATTTTTCCAGCCAAGAAAATCTTTTTAGTTGGATTCTTAGTTTTGGCGCTGGGGTTGAAATCATCGAGCCCAAAGAATTACGAAAAGAATTATTAACGGTGGTCGAAAAAATCAGCGAAAAATATGTAAAAGCCAAATGA
- a CDS encoding VOC family protein: MKFEAPMLVVDDINRSRAFYCDVFGLEVVMDFGENITFNAGFSLQDKALWATFIDAAEKDIVYRGNDMELYFEEERLDDFLEHLKNFDGIEFLHGVKEYAWGQRVIRFYDPDDHIIEVGESMAVVCRRFHAQGMTLDEIAARTMFPAEVVQTFL, translated from the coding sequence ATGAAGTTTGAAGCACCGATGTTGGTGGTGGATGATATTAATCGTTCACGGGCTTTTTATTGTGATGTTTTTGGTTTGGAAGTAGTGATGGATTTTGGCGAAAATATTACCTTTAACGCGGGGTTTTCGTTACAAGACAAAGCCCTGTGGGCGACGTTTATTGATGCGGCCGAAAAGGATATCGTTTATCGTGGCAATGATATGGAATTATACTTCGAAGAAGAACGGTTGGATGATTTTTTGGAACATTTAAAAAATTTTGATGGCATTGAATTTTTACATGGCGTAAAAGAATATGCCTGGGGTCAGCGGGTTATTCGTTTTTATGATCCCGATGATCATATTATCGAAGTTGGTGAAAGTATGGCGGTAGTTTGCCGGCGCTTTCATGCTCAAGGCATGACATTAGATGAAATAGCCGCGAGAACGATGTTTCCGGCTGAAGTTGTTCAGACTTTTCTATAA
- a CDS encoding GNAT family N-acetyltransferase, translating into MNTEIIIRMAKKSDAAELLNIYAPYVRDTAITFEYAVPTINEFSDRMQKTLSKYPYLVAVQNEEIIGYAYASTFKERAAYDWAVETTIYVKQEIRKSGVGKKLYQALEEVLKQQHVCNLYACIAYPNPPSIAFHERLGYQTIGHFSKCGYKFETWYDMIWMEKMIAEHVINPKPFIPVTALDD; encoded by the coding sequence ATGAACACAGAGATTATCATTAGAATGGCAAAAAAATCCGACGCGGCGGAATTATTAAATATTTATGCCCCTTATGTCAGAGATACCGCGATCACCTTTGAATATGCGGTACCGACGATTAACGAATTTAGTGATCGGATGCAGAAAACTTTAAGTAAATACCCATATTTAGTGGCCGTCCAAAATGAGGAAATTATTGGTTATGCTTACGCATCAACCTTTAAAGAGCGGGCCGCCTATGACTGGGCGGTAGAAACGACAATTTATGTCAAACAGGAGATCCGAAAAAGCGGAGTTGGAAAAAAACTTTATCAGGCCTTAGAAGAAGTTTTAAAACAACAGCATGTTTGTAATCTGTATGCCTGTATTGCCTATCCCAATCCTCCAAGCATCGCTTTTCATGAACGTCTGGGTTATCAAACCATCGGTCATTTTTCAAAATGCGGTTATAAATTTGAAACCTGGTATGACATGATCTGGATGGAAAAAATGATTGCCGAACATGTTATTAATCCGAAACCATTTATTCCCGTCACGGCATTAGATGATTAA
- a CDS encoding DUF1697 domain-containing protein produces MVYVALLRGINVGGKNKIAMKQLKETFHRLGLESVVTYINSGNVIFFDEQHSKEVLENKLRQEICKEYDLDIPVLIRSLVDFEDLMQILPEDWKNDEMMKCDVLFLETGLKAGLVMTKLTVKPDIDNALQGDDVIIWSVQRKNVTRSSLTKIVGTELYKKMTVRNVNTARKLYELMKNIEKLAM; encoded by the coding sequence ATGGTATATGTTGCTTTGCTCCGGGGGATCAATGTTGGGGGAAAAAATAAAATCGCGATGAAACAATTAAAAGAAACGTTTCATCGGTTGGGACTGGAATCGGTAGTAACCTATATTAATTCCGGAAATGTGATTTTTTTCGATGAGCAGCATTCCAAAGAAGTACTGGAAAACAAACTGCGGCAGGAAATTTGTAAAGAATATGATCTGGATATCCCGGTTCTGATCCGCAGTCTGGTTGATTTTGAGGATTTAATGCAAATCCTTCCAGAAGACTGGAAAAATGATGAAATGATGAAATGTGATGTGCTGTTTTTGGAAACCGGATTAAAGGCCGGATTGGTCATGACGAAATTGACTGTTAAACCGGACATTGATAACGCCCTTCAAGGTGACGATGTAATTATTTGGTCGGTACAAAGAAAAAATGTAACGAGAAGCAGCTTGACCAAAATTGTCGGGACGGAGCTTTATAAAAAAATGACGGTTCGCAATGTGAATACGGCCCGAAAGCTTTATGAACTGATGAAAAATATCGAAAAATTGGCAATGTAA
- a CDS encoding B12-binding domain-containing radical SAM protein, producing MKTINLKLMLIHRGTRTHSITQIEPIGHMSLAEMMASKGIDVAVFSGELLRGLEFLEKTGCDHNTVVGLYCDYENQSAVESFTKEIKRRYGAIVFVGGPQTVGLGEAFLRASQADGMMRGEGELSLYEAIHAIQDEDEARWETIAGMCSFREDGSYYDNGIYPAIENLDQLPIITGKIKSAQHQGINHMAVMSGRGCPFHCSFCYEGANSKNVRRRSVENVMKEIRCRLKQNPKVKYIFFGDDTFTLDKERVRTFCEQLKELRKEHDFVWFADAHVNIVIKYPEIVKMMVDAGLVRMQIGIESCNQHIIDIYNKKIKREGLFEVIEICKEAGLPQLVGNIIIGGALETRETLDYTFSTVNEMIKAGRGMVEVVSTFYMPFPETAMSKDPQAFGIFVKDEAALTSVGDFPVIETKTLSIEEICAARNEFFEENVKLMRKMLSDGEIPDAAIMESYTLSEKYGLSGMWQGLAYARYPYFDAQYKARIRGDKLINDYDPESVFEAHPQRIALLSLTPELAEEIPILNGFVYSPFEFEVLTYASGKLTMNEMATLLYQKHQQHFESLAEFKKHLLETIKKLEAVGMCVLSGSLKANEADKEWLKQEKTLENLVKNKVILFKLSTIGMEIAGFSRNGAFLGIYGLASYLDSKGYDAIVCECRPDQAMDFLKKFNPEEICGIGFSIDFENKHVAKKVSAAMTETTGIPVLIGGPEAISLDEAYLRASKACAIVRGEGELAMVAVLEALKENKNLDDIPGIFYINDKGDCIDRGEGPVIENLDELPFPAYDKSITPIDFTSLYLMSSRGCPYHCVFCHEGALKRPMRQRSVANIIAEMKYFLLKYPELNYFKFCDDTLVTNAKWLDDFCREAKALQAVKPFQFYCEADVVSLSRRPEVLKEMVAAGLNRLQIGIESVDPEMLKVYRKNISPEMVEIVVKAAYEAGVQQVFGALLVGGPFENREHIEKNKAFGAKLLRLGPGMMEIAPSIVMPYPMTDIGLHPEKYGLTIYDEQGLGSISDYPIMDSETMDRREIMGAYQEYLQSFVDEVKIMLNAGELSHEDILRCYKTAMAVNGPKYWINIISHHKPTLTAYYTMLARASASRVIDVKPEQLPDWRPQRMIEMWRDVDFSQGFPLLWGEALSPFEYEIMKYSTGKSTIATIAEILYERFGKPFGESPDELMARIIETLKIFDKKYWLLVVPF from the coding sequence GTGAAAACGATAAACTTAAAACTGATGCTTATTCATCGCGGCACCCGGACCCACTCAATCACGCAAATTGAACCCATTGGTCATATGTCATTAGCGGAAATGATGGCCAGCAAAGGGATTGATGTCGCAGTCTTTTCGGGAGAACTCTTAAGAGGGCTGGAATTTCTTGAAAAAACAGGTTGTGATCACAATACAGTGGTGGGTTTATACTGTGATTATGAAAATCAGTCGGCGGTTGAAAGTTTTACGAAGGAAATAAAAAGACGTTATGGCGCGATTGTTTTTGTTGGCGGTCCTCAAACCGTGGGTTTAGGGGAAGCATTTTTGCGAGCCAGTCAGGCCGATGGAATGATGCGTGGGGAAGGAGAGCTTTCGCTATATGAAGCAATCCATGCTATCCAAGATGAAGACGAAGCAAGATGGGAGACGATTGCCGGGATGTGTTCATTTCGAGAAGATGGCAGCTATTACGACAATGGCATCTATCCGGCGATTGAAAATCTTGATCAATTACCGATTATCACCGGCAAAATTAAATCGGCTCAACATCAGGGGATTAATCACATGGCAGTGATGTCAGGACGAGGGTGTCCTTTTCACTGTTCTTTTTGTTATGAAGGAGCAAACAGCAAAAATGTTCGGCGGCGGAGTGTCGAAAATGTAATGAAGGAAATCCGTTGTCGCTTAAAACAAAACCCCAAGGTTAAATATATTTTTTTTGGTGATGATACCTTCACTTTGGATAAGGAACGGGTACGAACTTTTTGCGAACAACTTAAAGAATTACGAAAAGAACACGATTTTGTCTGGTTTGCCGATGCCCATGTGAATATTGTCATCAAATATCCGGAAATCGTTAAAATGATGGTTGATGCCGGTTTGGTGCGGATGCAAATTGGCATTGAAAGCTGCAACCAGCACATCATTGATATTTATAATAAAAAAATCAAACGGGAAGGTCTTTTTGAAGTTATTGAGATCTGTAAAGAAGCTGGATTACCTCAGTTGGTTGGTAATATCATCATTGGTGGGGCATTGGAGACCCGCGAAACGCTGGACTATACATTTAGTACGGTCAATGAAATGATTAAAGCCGGCCGCGGGATGGTGGAGGTGGTTAGCACCTTTTATATGCCTTTTCCGGAAACCGCGATGTCAAAAGATCCCCAAGCATTTGGTATTTTTGTGAAAGATGAGGCGGCCTTGACATCGGTGGGCGATTTTCCGGTGATTGAAACCAAAACCCTGAGCATTGAGGAAATCTGCGCCGCCCGAAATGAGTTTTTCGAAGAAAATGTTAAATTGATGCGAAAAATGCTCAGTGACGGAGAGATTCCTGATGCGGCGATCATGGAAAGTTATACCCTTAGTGAAAAATACGGCCTCAGCGGTATGTGGCAGGGACTGGCCTATGCCCGTTATCCTTATTTTGATGCCCAGTACAAGGCTCGAATTAGAGGCGATAAGTTGATCAACGATTATGATCCCGAATCCGTTTTTGAGGCCCATCCCCAGCGGATCGCCTTATTATCGCTAACCCCAGAATTGGCGGAAGAAATTCCGATTCTAAACGGATTTGTTTATTCACCTTTTGAATTTGAGGTATTAACCTATGCTTCCGGAAAACTGACGATGAATGAAATGGCAACATTACTTTATCAAAAACATCAACAGCATTTTGAAAGTTTAGCGGAATTTAAAAAACATCTGCTGGAAACCATTAAAAAATTGGAAGCTGTTGGCATGTGTGTGTTGTCAGGCTCTTTAAAAGCCAATGAAGCAGATAAAGAATGGTTGAAACAGGAGAAAACGTTGGAAAATTTAGTAAAGAACAAGGTCATCCTTTTTAAGTTATCGACCATCGGAATGGAAATTGCCGGTTTCAGCAGAAATGGTGCTTTTTTAGGAATTTATGGACTGGCAAGTTATCTTGATTCAAAGGGCTATGATGCGATTGTATGCGAATGTCGGCCTGACCAGGCAATGGATTTTTTGAAAAAATTTAATCCAGAAGAAATTTGTGGGATTGGCTTTTCCATTGACTTTGAAAATAAACATGTGGCTAAAAAGGTCAGTGCGGCGATGACGGAAACCACCGGTATTCCGGTCCTTATCGGGGGGCCGGAAGCGATTTCGCTGGATGAGGCATATCTGAGAGCGTCAAAGGCCTGCGCCATTGTTCGCGGGGAAGGCGAATTGGCAATGGTAGCGGTTCTGGAGGCCTTAAAAGAAAATAAAAATCTGGATGATATTCCGGGGATTTTCTATATCAATGATAAAGGTGATTGTATCGATCGGGGCGAAGGCCCGGTGATTGAAAACCTTGATGAGCTGCCTTTTCCGGCTTATGATAAAAGTATAACCCCGATTGATTTTACCAGCCTTTATTTGATGAGCAGCCGGGGTTGCCCTTATCACTGCGTTTTTTGTCATGAAGGGGCCCTTAAACGGCCAATGCGGCAGCGAAGTGTAGCCAATATTATAGCTGAAATGAAATACTTTTTACTGAAATATCCGGAACTCAATTATTTTAAATTTTGTGACGATACGCTGGTCACTAATGCTAAATGGTTGGACGATTTTTGCCGGGAAGCAAAAGCGTTGCAGGCGGTTAAACCCTTTCAATTTTATTGTGAAGCCGATGTGGTGTCTTTAAGCCGCCGACCGGAAGTATTAAAAGAGATGGTCGCAGCAGGGCTTAACCGGCTGCAAATCGGTATTGAATCGGTCGACCCGGAGATGTTAAAGGTATACCGGAAGAATATTTCACCGGAAATGGTGGAAATCGTCGTTAAAGCTGCTTATGAGGCTGGCGTTCAACAGGTCTTTGGAGCACTGCTGGTGGGTGGTCCTTTTGAAAATCGCGAACATATTGAGAAAAATAAAGCCTTTGGTGCTAAGCTGTTGCGGCTCGGCCCGGGAATGATGGAAATTGCTCCGAGTATTGTGATGCCGTATCCAATGACGGATATCGGCTTGCATCCGGAAAAATATGGCTTAACGATTTATGATGAACAAGGCCTCGGTTCGATTTCGGATTATCCGATTATGGATAGTGAAACCATGGATCGTCGGGAAATTATGGGCGCTTATCAGGAATATCTGCAGAGTTTTGTGGATGAGGTCAAAATCATGTTAAACGCTGGTGAATTAAGCCATGAAGATATTTTGAGATGTTATAAAACCGCAATGGCGGTTAATGGTCCTAAATATTGGATTAATATCATTTCTCATCACAAACCAACGTTGACTGCTTATTATACCATGTTGGCCAGAGCATCGGCCAGCCGTGTGATTGATGTAAAACCGGAGCAATTGCCTGACTGGCGTCCGCAGCGGATGATTGAAATGTGGCGCGATGTCGATTTTTCTCAGGGCTTTCCGCTGTTATGGGGAGAAGCTTTGTCACCCTTTGAATATGAAATTATGAAATACAGCACCGG